In Corylus avellana chromosome ca2, CavTom2PMs-1.0, the following proteins share a genomic window:
- the LOC132171682 gene encoding pathogenesis-related protein PR-4-like has translation MERISVSLVLSLCLLATATAQQCGRQAGGKTCANNLCCSQYGYCGTTDDYCSPSKNCQSNCKTSGGGGGGGGGGESASNVRATYHLYRPEQNGWDLNAVSAYCSTWDANKPLAWRKKYGWTAFCGPVGPRGQASCGKCLKVTNSRTGAQTTARIVDQCSNGGLDLDQGVFNQIDTDGRGYAQGHLIVSYEFVNCGD, from the exons ATGGAAAGGATTAGCGTAAGCTTGGTGTTATCTCTCTGCCTGCTTGCTACTGCAACTGCCCAGCAGTGCGGCAGGCAAGCCGGCGGCAAAACATGTGCCAACAACCTTTGCTGTAGCCAGTACGGTTACTGTGGGACAACTGATGACTACTGCTCGCCTTCCAAAAATTGTCAAAGCAATTGTAAGACtagcggcggcggcggcggaggCGGCGGTGGTGGTGAGAGCGCCTCTAATGTCAGAGCAACATACCACCTGTACAGGCCCGAGCAGAATGGGTGGGACTTGAATGCCGTGAGTGCGTACTGCTCGACGTGGGATGCCAACAAGCCGTTGGCATGGCGGAAAAAATATGGTTGGACGGCGTTTTGTGGGCCTGTTGGGCCTCGTGGACAAGCCTCCTGTGGCAAGTGCTTAAAG GTAACGAACAGTAGAACAGGAGCTCAAACAACAGCGAGAATCGTAGATCAATGCAGCAATGGAGGTCTAGATCTGGACCAAGGCGTGTTCAACCAAATAGACACAGATGGAAGAGGCTACGCCCAGGGCCACCTTATTGTGAGCTACGAGTTTGTGAACTGCGGTGATTGA